In one window of Gouania willdenowi chromosome 8, fGouWil2.1, whole genome shotgun sequence DNA:
- the mpg gene encoding DNA-3-methyladenine glycosylase: MAGRKRKLLPSAEDGGCSSECKPAERNMDHREQSHYFSFRGPQGRLGTEFFHQSCIHLAKAFLGKVLCRRCADGSELRGRIVETEAYLGGEDKASHSAGGKRTERNTAMFMKPGTIYVYPIYGIYLCMNVSSEGEGAAVLLRSLEPLKGQPTMRHLRTARRKEGARLLKDKELCNGPSKLCQALNIPRSFDRRDLASDPEVWLEGDPDSGSDSTQPQDIVCAPRVGIQSHGEWAEKPWRFYLRGHPCVSVVNKEAERLSLPGNVMKRWSQSEVQSDAGQLHIKQT; encoded by the exons ATGGCAGGAAGAAAGAGAAAGCTGTTACCATCAGCAGAGGATGGAGGCTGTAGCAGTGAATGTAAACCCGCAGAGCGGAACATGGACCACAGAGAACAAAGTCACTACTTCTCCTTCCGGGGGCCGCAGGGCAGGCTGGGAACAGAGTTTTTCCACCAGTCCTGCATCCACTTGGCTAAAGCATTTCTGGGAAAG GTCCTTTGTCGACGGTGTGCAGACGGTAGTGAACTGAGAGGGAGGATAGTGGAAACGGAGGCGTACCTCGGAGGGGAGGACAAGGCGTCTCACTCAGCAGGAGGGAAACGCACTGAAAGGAACACAGCCATGTTCATGAAGCCTGGCACAATCTATGTGTATCCAATCTATGGCATCTACCTCTGTATGAACGTGTCCAGTGAAG GTGAGGGAGCGGCTGTGCTGCTACGCTCACTGGAGCCCCTGAAGGGTCAGCCCACCATGAGGCATCTGAGGACAGCCAGACGTAAAGAGGGAGCTCGACTACTCAAGGACAAAGAACTCTGCAACGGCCCTTCCAAGCTGTGCCAGGCTCTAAATATACCTCGCTCTTTCGACCGGAGGGATCTGGCCTCGGACCCAGAAGTGTGGCTGGAGGGGGATCCGGACTCAGGCTCAGACTCGACACAACCACAGGACATAGTGTGTGCACCGCGCGTTGGAATCCAGTCCCATGGAGAATGGGCGGAGAAGCCGTGGCGGTTTTATCTCCGTGGACACCCGTGTGTCAGCGTGGTGAACAAAGAGGCAGAGAGGCTGTCCCTGCCTGGAAATGTCATGAAGCGTTGGAGTCAGTCAGAGGTGCAGTCAGACGCTGGGCAGCTCCACATCAAACAAACGTAG
- the hbba1 gene encoding hemoglobin subunit beta-1, with amino-acid sequence MVAWSDQERATITGLWGKMDIGEIGPQALSRLLIVYPWTQRHFSSFGNLSTISAILSNAKVAAHGKVVMGGLENAVQNMDSIKTAYAKLSVMHSEKLHVDPENFRLLAECITICVAAKFGSSVFTPSVQETWQKFLAVVVSALGRQYH; translated from the exons ATGGTCGCGTGGTCAGATCAGGAGCGTGCTACCATCACAGGCCTTTGGGGCAAGATGGACATTGGGGAAATTGGACCCCAAGCTCTCAGCAG ACTTCTGATCGTGTATCCATGGACTCAGAGACATTTTAGCTCATTTGGAAACCTGTCTACCATCTCTGCCATCCTGAGCAATGCCAAGGTGGCCGCACATGGAAAAGTGGTGATGGGTGGCCTGGAGAATGCTGTTCAGAACATGGACAGCATCAAGACAGCCTACGCCAAACTGAGTGTGATGCACTCTGAGAAGCTCCATGTGGATCCTGAAAACTTCAGG CTTCTGGCTGAATGCATCACCATCTGTGTGGCCGCCAAATTTGGCTCCTCTGTCTTCACTCCCTCAGTCCAGGAGACCTGGCAGAAGTTCCTGGCTGTGGTGGTCTCTGCTCTGGGCAGACAGTACCACTAG
- the nprl3 gene encoding GATOR1 complex protein NPRL3 isoform X4, translating into MCGKKFELKIDNVRFVGHPTLLQHPPIIQVSKTDPSPKREMPTMILFNVVFALRANADPSVISCMHNLSRRIAIALQHEERRCQYLTREAKLMLAVQDEITTMTETDGNPQSPFRQILPKCKLAQDLKEAYDSLCTTGVVRLHINSWLEVSFCLPHKIHRIGGTYIPPEALERSLKAIRPYHALLLLENEKSLLNQLPLDCSPAMVRLIRTCSAVKNLQQLAQDADLALLQIFQIAAHLVYWGKAIIIYPLCENNVYMLSPHANICLYSFVADQFALQFPGHDLPSMLAKFSLPVSLAEFRNPLEAPAQEAQLIHMVVWMLQRRLLIQLHTYVCLLVPPSEDEPGMRDEDPLLATRVGCRSLSTPCAISFGSPTSSDDMTLTSPSMENSSAELLTNGDSPLNKRMTETLLASLSENERQVILNIPAAQNQEDLRMFARLLHYFRGHHHLEEIMYNENMRRSQLKTLFDKFRSVLVVTNHEDPIISIFQSPME; encoded by the exons ATGTGTGGCAAGAAGTTTGAGCTGAAGATAGACAACGTGAGATTTGTGGGCCACCCTACGCTCCTCCAGCATCCTCCCATCATTCAG GTTTCAAAAACAGATCCTTCTCCGAAGAGAGAGATGCCGACTATGATCCTGTTCAATGTGGTGTTTGCACTCAGG GCGAATGCTGACCCGTCCGTCATCAGCTGCATGCACAACCTGTCCCGTCGCATCGCCATCGCCCTGCAGCACGAGGAGCGCCGCTGCCAGTACTTGACGAGGGAGGCCAAGCTGATGCTGGCCGTCCAGGACGAGATCACCACCATGACTGaga CAGATGGAAACCCTCAGTCCCCGTTCAGACAGATTCTTCCTAAATGTAAGCTCGCCCAGGACCTGAAGGAGGCCTATGACAG CCTGTGTACAACGGGTGTGGTGCGACTGCATATCAACAGCTGGTTGGAGGTCAGCTTCTGTTTACCACACAAGATCCACAGAATAGGAGGGACCTACATCCCCCCTGAGGCGCTGGAGCGCAGCCTTAAGGCCATCAG ACCTTATCacgctctgctgctgctggaaaATGAGAAATCTCTACTGAACCAGTTACCACTGGACTGCTCACCTGCAATGGTTCGCCTGATCAGAACCTGCTCAGCTGTGAAGAACCTGCAGCAGCTCGCCCAGGACGCCGACCTGGCTTTACTGCAG ATTTTTCAGATTGCTGCTCATCTGGTGTACTGGGGTAAAGCCATCATCATCTACCCACTGTGTGAGAACAACGTGTACATGCTCTCTCCTCATGCCAACATCTGTCT ATATTCATTTGTAGCAGATCAGTTTGCGCTGCAGTTTCCTGGTCATGATCTACCCTCCATGTTGGCCAAGTTCTCCCTGCCTGTCTCACTGGCTGAGTTCAGGAATCCCCTGGAGGCTCCCGCACAGGAG GCCCAGCTGATCCACATGGTGGTGTGGATGCTCCAGCGACGCCTGCTCATCCAGCTGCACACCTACGTCTGCCTGTTAGTCCCACCCAGTGAGGACGAGCCTGGAATGAGGGATGAAGACCCACTACTGGCTACCAGAGTCGGATGCCGCAGTCTGAGCACACCGTGCGCCATCAGCTTCGGTTCTCCCA CCAGTAGTGACGACATGACCCTCACTAGTCCCAGTATGGAGAACTCCAGTGCAGAGCTGCTGACCAATGGAGACTCTCCACTCAACAAAAGGATGACGGAGACGCTGCTCGCCAGCTTGTCTGAAAATGAGAGACAGGTTATTCTCAACATCCCTGCTGCACAAAACCAAGAGGATCTGCGCATGTTTGCACG ACTGCTGCACTATTTCCGGGGACATCACCATCTGGAGGAGATTATGTACAACGAGAACATGAGGCGTTCGCAGCTCAAGACGTTGTTTGACAAGTTCCGCAGTGTCCTCGTCGTAACCAACCATGAAGATCCCATTATTTCCATCTTTCAGTCGCCGATGGAGTAG
- the nprl3 gene encoding GATOR1 complex protein NPRL3 isoform X2, protein MMLNPSLAEDRPSICSDSADSAQRSGHKTSPISVILVSSGSRGNKLLFRYPFQRAAERPPGLPAKLRSPYALNTSGDIIDDQDGDSRDQSPLNDEQLVSGFSDIILATILATKSDMCGKKFELKIDNVRFVGHPTLLQHPPIIQVSKTDPSPKREMPTMILFNVVFALRANADPSVISCMHNLSRRIAIALQHEERRCQYLTREAKLMLAVQDEITTMTENGNPQSPFRQILPKCKLAQDLKEAYDSLCTTGVVRLHINSWLEVSFCLPHKIHRIGGTYIPPEALERSLKAIRPYHALLLLENEKSLLNQLPLDCSPAMVRLIRTCSAVKNLQQLAQDADLALLQIFQIAAHLVYWGKAIIIYPLCENNVYMLSPHANICLYSFVADQFALQFPGHDLPSMLAKFSLPVSLAEFRNPLEAPAQEAQLIHMVVWMLQRRLLIQLHTYVCLLVPPSEDEPGMRDEDPLLATRVGCRSLSTPCAISFGSPTSSDDMTLTSPSMENSSAELLTNGDSPLNKRMTETLLASLSENERQVILNIPAAQNQEDLRMFARLLHYFRGHHHLEEIMYNENMRRSQLKTLFDKFRSVLVVTNHEDPIISIFQSPME, encoded by the exons ATGATGCTAAACCCATCGTTAGCAGAGGACCGTCCTTCCATCTGCAGTGACTCCGCAGACAGCGCTCAGAGGAGCGGCCACAAAACCAGCCCCATCAGCGTCATCCTGGTGAGCTCCGGTAGCCGCGGGAACAAGCTCCTGTTCCGATACCCGTTCCAAAGAGCTGCCGAGCGTCCGCCAGGTCTCCCAG CAAAACTGCGGAGCCCGTACGCGTTGAACACAAGTGGAGATATCATTGACGATCAAGATGGTGACTCCAG AGATCAGTCTCCACTTAATGACGAACAGTTGGTTTCAGG GTTCTCCGACATCATCCTGGCCACCATCCTGGCCACCAAGTCAGACATGTGTGGCAAGAAGTTTGAGCTGAAGATAGACAACGTGAGATTTGTGGGCCACCCTACGCTCCTCCAGCATCCTCCCATCATTCAG GTTTCAAAAACAGATCCTTCTCCGAAGAGAGAGATGCCGACTATGATCCTGTTCAATGTGGTGTTTGCACTCAGG GCGAATGCTGACCCGTCCGTCATCAGCTGCATGCACAACCTGTCCCGTCGCATCGCCATCGCCCTGCAGCACGAGGAGCGCCGCTGCCAGTACTTGACGAGGGAGGCCAAGCTGATGCTGGCCGTCCAGGACGAGATCACCACCATGACTGaga ATGGAAACCCTCAGTCCCCGTTCAGACAGATTCTTCCTAAATGTAAGCTCGCCCAGGACCTGAAGGAGGCCTATGACAG CCTGTGTACAACGGGTGTGGTGCGACTGCATATCAACAGCTGGTTGGAGGTCAGCTTCTGTTTACCACACAAGATCCACAGAATAGGAGGGACCTACATCCCCCCTGAGGCGCTGGAGCGCAGCCTTAAGGCCATCAG ACCTTATCacgctctgctgctgctggaaaATGAGAAATCTCTACTGAACCAGTTACCACTGGACTGCTCACCTGCAATGGTTCGCCTGATCAGAACCTGCTCAGCTGTGAAGAACCTGCAGCAGCTCGCCCAGGACGCCGACCTGGCTTTACTGCAG ATTTTTCAGATTGCTGCTCATCTGGTGTACTGGGGTAAAGCCATCATCATCTACCCACTGTGTGAGAACAACGTGTACATGCTCTCTCCTCATGCCAACATCTGTCT ATATTCATTTGTAGCAGATCAGTTTGCGCTGCAGTTTCCTGGTCATGATCTACCCTCCATGTTGGCCAAGTTCTCCCTGCCTGTCTCACTGGCTGAGTTCAGGAATCCCCTGGAGGCTCCCGCACAGGAG GCCCAGCTGATCCACATGGTGGTGTGGATGCTCCAGCGACGCCTGCTCATCCAGCTGCACACCTACGTCTGCCTGTTAGTCCCACCCAGTGAGGACGAGCCTGGAATGAGGGATGAAGACCCACTACTGGCTACCAGAGTCGGATGCCGCAGTCTGAGCACACCGTGCGCCATCAGCTTCGGTTCTCCCA CCAGTAGTGACGACATGACCCTCACTAGTCCCAGTATGGAGAACTCCAGTGCAGAGCTGCTGACCAATGGAGACTCTCCACTCAACAAAAGGATGACGGAGACGCTGCTCGCCAGCTTGTCTGAAAATGAGAGACAGGTTATTCTCAACATCCCTGCTGCACAAAACCAAGAGGATCTGCGCATGTTTGCACG ACTGCTGCACTATTTCCGGGGACATCACCATCTGGAGGAGATTATGTACAACGAGAACATGAGGCGTTCGCAGCTCAAGACGTTGTTTGACAAGTTCCGCAGTGTCCTCGTCGTAACCAACCATGAAGATCCCATTATTTCCATCTTTCAGTCGCCGATGGAGTAG
- the LOC114468368 gene encoding hemoglobin subunit beta-A-like — MVAWSDQERATITGLWGKMDIGDIGPQALRRLLIVYPWTQRHFSSFGNLSSIPDIMSNAKVAAHGKVVMGGLENAVQNMDSMKTAYAKLSVMHSEKLHVDPDNFRLLAECITICVAAKFGCSVFTPSVQQTWQKFLAVVVSALGRQYH; from the exons ATGGTCGCGTGGTCAGATCAGGAGCGTGCTACCATCACAGGCCTTTGGGGCAAGATGGACATTGGGGATATTGGACCCCAAGCTCTCAGAAG ACTTCTGATTGTGTATCCATGGACTCAGAGACATTTTAGCTCATTTGGAAACCTGTCCAGCATTCCTGACATCATGAGCAATGCCAAGGTGGCCGCACATGGAAAAGTGGTGATGGGTGGCCTGGAGAATGCTGTTCAGAACATGGACAGCATGAAGACAGCCTACGCCAAACTGAGTGTGATGCACTCTGAGAAGCTCCATGTGGATCCTGATAACTTCAGG CTTCTGGCTGAATGCATCACCATCTGTGTGGCCGCCAAATTTGGCTGCTCTGTCTTCACTCCCTCAGTCCAGCAGACCTGGCAGAAGTTCCTGGCTGTGGTGGTCTCTGCTCTGGGCAGACAGTACCACTAG
- the nprl3 gene encoding GATOR1 complex protein NPRL3 isoform X1: MMLNPSLAEDRPSICSDSADSAQRSGHKTSPISVILVSSGSRGNKLLFRYPFQRAAERPPGLPAKLRSPYALNTSGDIIDDQDGDSRDQSPLNDEQLVSGFSDIILATILATKSDMCGKKFELKIDNVRFVGHPTLLQHPPIIQVSKTDPSPKREMPTMILFNVVFALRANADPSVISCMHNLSRRIAIALQHEERRCQYLTREAKLMLAVQDEITTMTETDGNPQSPFRQILPKCKLAQDLKEAYDSLCTTGVVRLHINSWLEVSFCLPHKIHRIGGTYIPPEALERSLKAIRPYHALLLLENEKSLLNQLPLDCSPAMVRLIRTCSAVKNLQQLAQDADLALLQIFQIAAHLVYWGKAIIIYPLCENNVYMLSPHANICLYSFVADQFALQFPGHDLPSMLAKFSLPVSLAEFRNPLEAPAQEAQLIHMVVWMLQRRLLIQLHTYVCLLVPPSEDEPGMRDEDPLLATRVGCRSLSTPCAISFGSPTSSDDMTLTSPSMENSSAELLTNGDSPLNKRMTETLLASLSENERQVILNIPAAQNQEDLRMFARLLHYFRGHHHLEEIMYNENMRRSQLKTLFDKFRSVLVVTNHEDPIISIFQSPME; the protein is encoded by the exons ATGATGCTAAACCCATCGTTAGCAGAGGACCGTCCTTCCATCTGCAGTGACTCCGCAGACAGCGCTCAGAGGAGCGGCCACAAAACCAGCCCCATCAGCGTCATCCTGGTGAGCTCCGGTAGCCGCGGGAACAAGCTCCTGTTCCGATACCCGTTCCAAAGAGCTGCCGAGCGTCCGCCAGGTCTCCCAG CAAAACTGCGGAGCCCGTACGCGTTGAACACAAGTGGAGATATCATTGACGATCAAGATGGTGACTCCAG AGATCAGTCTCCACTTAATGACGAACAGTTGGTTTCAGG GTTCTCCGACATCATCCTGGCCACCATCCTGGCCACCAAGTCAGACATGTGTGGCAAGAAGTTTGAGCTGAAGATAGACAACGTGAGATTTGTGGGCCACCCTACGCTCCTCCAGCATCCTCCCATCATTCAG GTTTCAAAAACAGATCCTTCTCCGAAGAGAGAGATGCCGACTATGATCCTGTTCAATGTGGTGTTTGCACTCAGG GCGAATGCTGACCCGTCCGTCATCAGCTGCATGCACAACCTGTCCCGTCGCATCGCCATCGCCCTGCAGCACGAGGAGCGCCGCTGCCAGTACTTGACGAGGGAGGCCAAGCTGATGCTGGCCGTCCAGGACGAGATCACCACCATGACTGaga CAGATGGAAACCCTCAGTCCCCGTTCAGACAGATTCTTCCTAAATGTAAGCTCGCCCAGGACCTGAAGGAGGCCTATGACAG CCTGTGTACAACGGGTGTGGTGCGACTGCATATCAACAGCTGGTTGGAGGTCAGCTTCTGTTTACCACACAAGATCCACAGAATAGGAGGGACCTACATCCCCCCTGAGGCGCTGGAGCGCAGCCTTAAGGCCATCAG ACCTTATCacgctctgctgctgctggaaaATGAGAAATCTCTACTGAACCAGTTACCACTGGACTGCTCACCTGCAATGGTTCGCCTGATCAGAACCTGCTCAGCTGTGAAGAACCTGCAGCAGCTCGCCCAGGACGCCGACCTGGCTTTACTGCAG ATTTTTCAGATTGCTGCTCATCTGGTGTACTGGGGTAAAGCCATCATCATCTACCCACTGTGTGAGAACAACGTGTACATGCTCTCTCCTCATGCCAACATCTGTCT ATATTCATTTGTAGCAGATCAGTTTGCGCTGCAGTTTCCTGGTCATGATCTACCCTCCATGTTGGCCAAGTTCTCCCTGCCTGTCTCACTGGCTGAGTTCAGGAATCCCCTGGAGGCTCCCGCACAGGAG GCCCAGCTGATCCACATGGTGGTGTGGATGCTCCAGCGACGCCTGCTCATCCAGCTGCACACCTACGTCTGCCTGTTAGTCCCACCCAGTGAGGACGAGCCTGGAATGAGGGATGAAGACCCACTACTGGCTACCAGAGTCGGATGCCGCAGTCTGAGCACACCGTGCGCCATCAGCTTCGGTTCTCCCA CCAGTAGTGACGACATGACCCTCACTAGTCCCAGTATGGAGAACTCCAGTGCAGAGCTGCTGACCAATGGAGACTCTCCACTCAACAAAAGGATGACGGAGACGCTGCTCGCCAGCTTGTCTGAAAATGAGAGACAGGTTATTCTCAACATCCCTGCTGCACAAAACCAAGAGGATCTGCGCATGTTTGCACG ACTGCTGCACTATTTCCGGGGACATCACCATCTGGAGGAGATTATGTACAACGAGAACATGAGGCGTTCGCAGCTCAAGACGTTGTTTGACAAGTTCCGCAGTGTCCTCGTCGTAACCAACCATGAAGATCCCATTATTTCCATCTTTCAGTCGCCGATGGAGTAG
- the LOC114468367 gene encoding hemoglobin subunit beta-A-like, with product MQGESTGVTMSEWTEEERSTLREMWGKLDVNDIGHQAVTRFLLVYPWAQRYFPTFGNLSTKEDVLQNPNVAKHGETVMKGLANALQNLENIKLSYSKLKEMHCDEFNIDPENFRLFASCLTVCVASTFGRDFSIPRQDAWQKFLAEVVAALGGKLR from the exons ATGCAAGGAG AGTCCACTGGTGTCACTATGTCGGAGTGGACAGAGGAAGAGCGCAGCACTCTCAGAGAGATGTGGGGAAAACTTGACGTGAATGACATTGGACATCAGGCTGTGACCAG GTTTCTGCTTGTGTATCCATGGGCTCAGAGATACTTTCCAACATTTGGAAATTTGTCCACAAAAGAAGACGTACTGCAAAACCCAAATGTGGCCAAACACGGTGAAACTGTGATGAAAGGTTTGGCCAATGCCCTTCAGAACTTGGAAAACATCAAGCTTTCCTACAGCAAACTGAAAGAAATGCACTGTGATGAGTTTAATATTGATCCAGAAAACTTCAGG CTTTTTGCTTCCTGCCTCACTGTTTGTGTGGCATCCACATTTGGCAGAGACTTCTCCATTCCTCGCCAGGACGCCTGGCAGAAGTTCCTCGCTGAGGTGGTCGCTGCTCTGGGGGGGAAGCTACGTTAA
- the nprl3 gene encoding GATOR1 complex protein NPRL3 isoform X3, with protein MMLNPSLAEDRPSICSDSADSAQRSGHKTSPISVILVSSGSRGNKLLFRYPFQRAAERPPGLPAKLRSPYALNTSGDIIDDQDGDSRFSDIILATILATKSDMCGKKFELKIDNVRFVGHPTLLQHPPIIQVSKTDPSPKREMPTMILFNVVFALRANADPSVISCMHNLSRRIAIALQHEERRCQYLTREAKLMLAVQDEITTMTETDGNPQSPFRQILPKCKLAQDLKEAYDSLCTTGVVRLHINSWLEVSFCLPHKIHRIGGTYIPPEALERSLKAIRPYHALLLLENEKSLLNQLPLDCSPAMVRLIRTCSAVKNLQQLAQDADLALLQIFQIAAHLVYWGKAIIIYPLCENNVYMLSPHANICLYSFVADQFALQFPGHDLPSMLAKFSLPVSLAEFRNPLEAPAQEAQLIHMVVWMLQRRLLIQLHTYVCLLVPPSEDEPGMRDEDPLLATRVGCRSLSTPCAISFGSPTSSDDMTLTSPSMENSSAELLTNGDSPLNKRMTETLLASLSENERQVILNIPAAQNQEDLRMFARLLHYFRGHHHLEEIMYNENMRRSQLKTLFDKFRSVLVVTNHEDPIISIFQSPME; from the exons ATGATGCTAAACCCATCGTTAGCAGAGGACCGTCCTTCCATCTGCAGTGACTCCGCAGACAGCGCTCAGAGGAGCGGCCACAAAACCAGCCCCATCAGCGTCATCCTGGTGAGCTCCGGTAGCCGCGGGAACAAGCTCCTGTTCCGATACCCGTTCCAAAGAGCTGCCGAGCGTCCGCCAGGTCTCCCAG CAAAACTGCGGAGCCCGTACGCGTTGAACACAAGTGGAGATATCATTGACGATCAAGATGGTGACTCCAG GTTCTCCGACATCATCCTGGCCACCATCCTGGCCACCAAGTCAGACATGTGTGGCAAGAAGTTTGAGCTGAAGATAGACAACGTGAGATTTGTGGGCCACCCTACGCTCCTCCAGCATCCTCCCATCATTCAG GTTTCAAAAACAGATCCTTCTCCGAAGAGAGAGATGCCGACTATGATCCTGTTCAATGTGGTGTTTGCACTCAGG GCGAATGCTGACCCGTCCGTCATCAGCTGCATGCACAACCTGTCCCGTCGCATCGCCATCGCCCTGCAGCACGAGGAGCGCCGCTGCCAGTACTTGACGAGGGAGGCCAAGCTGATGCTGGCCGTCCAGGACGAGATCACCACCATGACTGaga CAGATGGAAACCCTCAGTCCCCGTTCAGACAGATTCTTCCTAAATGTAAGCTCGCCCAGGACCTGAAGGAGGCCTATGACAG CCTGTGTACAACGGGTGTGGTGCGACTGCATATCAACAGCTGGTTGGAGGTCAGCTTCTGTTTACCACACAAGATCCACAGAATAGGAGGGACCTACATCCCCCCTGAGGCGCTGGAGCGCAGCCTTAAGGCCATCAG ACCTTATCacgctctgctgctgctggaaaATGAGAAATCTCTACTGAACCAGTTACCACTGGACTGCTCACCTGCAATGGTTCGCCTGATCAGAACCTGCTCAGCTGTGAAGAACCTGCAGCAGCTCGCCCAGGACGCCGACCTGGCTTTACTGCAG ATTTTTCAGATTGCTGCTCATCTGGTGTACTGGGGTAAAGCCATCATCATCTACCCACTGTGTGAGAACAACGTGTACATGCTCTCTCCTCATGCCAACATCTGTCT ATATTCATTTGTAGCAGATCAGTTTGCGCTGCAGTTTCCTGGTCATGATCTACCCTCCATGTTGGCCAAGTTCTCCCTGCCTGTCTCACTGGCTGAGTTCAGGAATCCCCTGGAGGCTCCCGCACAGGAG GCCCAGCTGATCCACATGGTGGTGTGGATGCTCCAGCGACGCCTGCTCATCCAGCTGCACACCTACGTCTGCCTGTTAGTCCCACCCAGTGAGGACGAGCCTGGAATGAGGGATGAAGACCCACTACTGGCTACCAGAGTCGGATGCCGCAGTCTGAGCACACCGTGCGCCATCAGCTTCGGTTCTCCCA CCAGTAGTGACGACATGACCCTCACTAGTCCCAGTATGGAGAACTCCAGTGCAGAGCTGCTGACCAATGGAGACTCTCCACTCAACAAAAGGATGACGGAGACGCTGCTCGCCAGCTTGTCTGAAAATGAGAGACAGGTTATTCTCAACATCCCTGCTGCACAAAACCAAGAGGATCTGCGCATGTTTGCACG ACTGCTGCACTATTTCCGGGGACATCACCATCTGGAGGAGATTATGTACAACGAGAACATGAGGCGTTCGCAGCTCAAGACGTTGTTTGACAAGTTCCGCAGTGTCCTCGTCGTAACCAACCATGAAGATCCCATTATTTCCATCTTTCAGTCGCCGATGGAGTAG